From Tachyglossus aculeatus isolate mTacAcu1 chromosome 12 unlocalized genomic scaffold, mTacAcu1.pri SUPER_6_unloc_1, whole genome shotgun sequence, the proteins below share one genomic window:
- the LOC119920745 gene encoding vicilin-like seed storage protein At2g18540 — protein MAKPYGKPSSSHSEPGPPLVQMQPDYVGQAIPPGICSLPTHPDSQDSTLDAPYTEKEEKESIRKALGGKKSSKDPFCSHMVRPLRNAIKHKASWEKEDFQAWAKQRRTDLTTEDPEKQKEREEEEQKIQKNWVERVRRVEIKKRKTEKAREREKDGLFQMERKKRLEVKRYWFRKMATRNGDERRRREAEEEALFFSRFHH, from the exons ATGGCCAAGCCCTACGGGAAACC TTCTTCCAGTCATTCGGAACCGGGGCCTCCTCTGGTCCAGATGCAGCCCGATTACG TTGGCCAAGCAATTCCTCCAGGAATTTGCTCTCTCCCGACCCATCCCGACTCCCAGGACTCCACCCTGGATGCCCCGTACACC gagaaggaggaaaaggagagcatTAGAAAGGCGTTGGGCGGAAAAAAATCATCAAAAGATCCATTTTGTTCCCATATGGTCCG CCCATTGAGGAATGCAATCAAACATAAAGCCTCCTGGGAGAAGgaagatttccaggcctgggccaaGCAGAGGAGAACCGACCTGACGACAGAGGATCCCgagaagcagaaggagagggaagaggaagaacagaaaatCCAGAAGAACTGGGTGGAGAGGGTGAGACGCGTGGAAATAAAGAAAAGGAAGACAGAGAAggcgagagaaagggagaaagacggTCTCTtccagatggagaggaagaaacgACTGGAAGTGAAACGATACTGGTTTAGGAAGATGGCGACCAGAAACGGGGATGAAAGGCGGAGAAGAGAGGCTGAGGAAGAGGCCCTGTTTTTCTCCAG ATTCCACCACTGA
- the ADAL gene encoding adenosine deaminase-like protein isoform X1, which produces MADEEQQPQENPFYSKMPKVELHAHLNGSISLATMKKLIARKPHLQIQEGMMVDKENKRTLEEYFQMFQLIHQITNSAEDVLMVTRDVIKEFADDGVKYLELRSTPREEITTGMTKRTYVEAVLEGIKQSKDENLDIDVRYLMAIDRRGGPAVARETVKLAEEFFLSTEDTVLGLDLSGDPTAGHGKDFFEPLWEARKAGLKLAVHLAEIPNQEKETQVLLGLPPDRIGHGTFLHRCAGDSPSLTELVRQLQIPIEFCLTSNIKSQTVPSYDQHHFGFWYSMGHPSVICTDDKGIFGTHLSREYQLAAENFHLSQSQVWDLSYESIDCIFAASSVKAQLRKKWNRLKPSLLSD; this is translated from the exons ATGGCAGACGAGGAGCAGCAGCCCCAGGAGAACCCCTTTTACTCAAAGATGCCCAAAGTG GAGCTCCACGCCCACTTGAATGGTTCCATCAGTCTGGCTACCATGAAGAAACTAATAGCCCGGAAGCCGCATCTTCAAATCCAGGAGGGGATGATGGTCGACAAGGAAAATAAGAGGACTCTGGAGGA GTATTTCCAGATGTTTCAGCTCATCCACCAGATCACGAACAGCGCTGAAGATGTATTAATG GTCACCAGAGATGTTATTAAAGAGTTTGCGGATGATGGGGTCAAGTATCTGGAGCTGAGGAGCACCCCCAGGGAAGAAATTACGACAG GTATGACCAAGAGGACTTACGTGGAAGCTGTTCTTGAAGGCATAAAGCAGTCCAAAGACGAGAATCTAGACATAGATGTGAG GTATTTGATGGCCATAGACCGGCGGGGCGGTCCTGCGGTTGCCCGGGAGACCGTTAAACTTGCCGAAGAGTTCTTCCTGTCCACCGAGGATACCGTTCTTGGCCTCGACCTCAGCGGAGACCCCACT GCAGGACACGGAAAGGACTTTTTTGAACCCCTGTGGGAAGCAAGGAAAGCTGGCCTGAAGCTGGCGGTGCATCTCGCGGAG ATTCCAAATCAAGAGAAAGAGACCCAAGTTCTCCTGGGGTTGCCTCCTGACCGAATCGGGCACGGGACGTTTCTTCATCGTTGCGCGGGAGATTCGCCGAGCCTGACGGAGCTGGTGCGCCAGCTTCAGATCCCCATCG AGTTTTGTCTCACTTCGAACATCAAAAGTCAGACGGTCCCGTCCTATGACCAACATCATTTTGGATTCTGGTACAGCATGGGTCACCCTTCCGTGATCTGC ACCGACGATAAGGGCATTTTCGGTACCCACCTGTCTCGAGAGTACCAGCTGGCGGCCGAAAACTTCCACCTGAGCCAGTCCCAGGTGTGGGACCTCTCGTACGAGTCCATCGACTGCATCTTCGCGGCCAGCAGTGTGAAGGCCCAACTCAGGAAGAAGTGGAATCGGCTGAAGCCAAGTCTGTTGAGCGATTGA
- the ADAL gene encoding adenosine deaminase-like protein isoform X3 produces MADEEQQPQENPFYSKMPKVELHAHLNGSISLATMKKLIARKPHLQIQEGMMVDKENKRTLEEYFQMFQLIHQITNSAEDVLMVTRDVIKEFADDGVKYLELRSTPREEITTGMTKRTYVEAVLEGIKQSKDENLDIDVRYLMAIDRRGGPAVARETVKLAEEFFLSTEDTVLGLDLSGDPTAGHGKDFFEPLWEARKAGLKLAVHLAEIPNQEKETQVLLGLPPDRIGHGTFLHRCAGDSPSLTELVRQLQIPIGLYWGKKQEAS; encoded by the exons ATGGCAGACGAGGAGCAGCAGCCCCAGGAGAACCCCTTTTACTCAAAGATGCCCAAAGTG GAGCTCCACGCCCACTTGAATGGTTCCATCAGTCTGGCTACCATGAAGAAACTAATAGCCCGGAAGCCGCATCTTCAAATCCAGGAGGGGATGATGGTCGACAAGGAAAATAAGAGGACTCTGGAGGA GTATTTCCAGATGTTTCAGCTCATCCACCAGATCACGAACAGCGCTGAAGATGTATTAATG GTCACCAGAGATGTTATTAAAGAGTTTGCGGATGATGGGGTCAAGTATCTGGAGCTGAGGAGCACCCCCAGGGAAGAAATTACGACAG GTATGACCAAGAGGACTTACGTGGAAGCTGTTCTTGAAGGCATAAAGCAGTCCAAAGACGAGAATCTAGACATAGATGTGAG GTATTTGATGGCCATAGACCGGCGGGGCGGTCCTGCGGTTGCCCGGGAGACCGTTAAACTTGCCGAAGAGTTCTTCCTGTCCACCGAGGATACCGTTCTTGGCCTCGACCTCAGCGGAGACCCCACT GCAGGACACGGAAAGGACTTTTTTGAACCCCTGTGGGAAGCAAGGAAAGCTGGCCTGAAGCTGGCGGTGCATCTCGCGGAG ATTCCAAATCAAGAGAAAGAGACCCAAGTTCTCCTGGGGTTGCCTCCTGACCGAATCGGGCACGGGACGTTTCTTCATCGTTGCGCGGGAGATTCGCCGAGCCTGACGGAGCTGGTGCGCCAGCTTCAGATCCCCATCG GCCTTTACTGGGGGAAAAAACAAGAAGCCAGTTAA
- the ADAL gene encoding adenosine deaminase-like protein isoform X4: protein MADEEQQPQENPFYSKMPKVELHAHLNGSISLATMKKLIARKPHLQIQEGMMVDKENKRTLEEYFQMFQLIHQITNSAEDVLMVTRDVIKEFADDGVKYLELRSTPREEITTGMTKRTYVEAVLEGIKQSKDENLDIDVRYLMAIDRRGGPAVARETVKLAEEFFLSTEDTVLGLDLSGDPTAGHGKDFFEPLWEARKAGLKLAVHLAEIPNQEKETQVLLGLPPDRIGHGTFLHRCAGDSPSLTELVRQLQIPIDRR, encoded by the exons ATGGCAGACGAGGAGCAGCAGCCCCAGGAGAACCCCTTTTACTCAAAGATGCCCAAAGTG GAGCTCCACGCCCACTTGAATGGTTCCATCAGTCTGGCTACCATGAAGAAACTAATAGCCCGGAAGCCGCATCTTCAAATCCAGGAGGGGATGATGGTCGACAAGGAAAATAAGAGGACTCTGGAGGA GTATTTCCAGATGTTTCAGCTCATCCACCAGATCACGAACAGCGCTGAAGATGTATTAATG GTCACCAGAGATGTTATTAAAGAGTTTGCGGATGATGGGGTCAAGTATCTGGAGCTGAGGAGCACCCCCAGGGAAGAAATTACGACAG GTATGACCAAGAGGACTTACGTGGAAGCTGTTCTTGAAGGCATAAAGCAGTCCAAAGACGAGAATCTAGACATAGATGTGAG GTATTTGATGGCCATAGACCGGCGGGGCGGTCCTGCGGTTGCCCGGGAGACCGTTAAACTTGCCGAAGAGTTCTTCCTGTCCACCGAGGATACCGTTCTTGGCCTCGACCTCAGCGGAGACCCCACT GCAGGACACGGAAAGGACTTTTTTGAACCCCTGTGGGAAGCAAGGAAAGCTGGCCTGAAGCTGGCGGTGCATCTCGCGGAG ATTCCAAATCAAGAGAAAGAGACCCAAGTTCTCCTGGGGTTGCCTCCTGACCGAATCGGGCACGGGACGTTTCTTCATCGTTGCGCGGGAGATTCGCCGAGCCTGACGGAGCTGGTGCGCCAGCTTCAGATCCCCATCG ACCGACGATAA
- the ADAL gene encoding adenosine deaminase-like protein isoform X2 gives MKSPTANDIGPARPSSELHAHLNGSISLATMKKLIARKPHLQIQEGMMVDKENKRTLEEYFQMFQLIHQITNSAEDVLMVTRDVIKEFADDGVKYLELRSTPREEITTGMTKRTYVEAVLEGIKQSKDENLDIDVRYLMAIDRRGGPAVARETVKLAEEFFLSTEDTVLGLDLSGDPTAGHGKDFFEPLWEARKAGLKLAVHLAEIPNQEKETQVLLGLPPDRIGHGTFLHRCAGDSPSLTELVRQLQIPIEFCLTSNIKSQTVPSYDQHHFGFWYSMGHPSVICTDDKGIFGTHLSREYQLAAENFHLSQSQVWDLSYESIDCIFAASSVKAQLRKKWNRLKPSLLSD, from the exons ATGAAGTCTCCGACTGCTAATGACATCGGGCCGGCACGGCCCAGCTCC GAGCTCCACGCCCACTTGAATGGTTCCATCAGTCTGGCTACCATGAAGAAACTAATAGCCCGGAAGCCGCATCTTCAAATCCAGGAGGGGATGATGGTCGACAAGGAAAATAAGAGGACTCTGGAGGA GTATTTCCAGATGTTTCAGCTCATCCACCAGATCACGAACAGCGCTGAAGATGTATTAATG GTCACCAGAGATGTTATTAAAGAGTTTGCGGATGATGGGGTCAAGTATCTGGAGCTGAGGAGCACCCCCAGGGAAGAAATTACGACAG GTATGACCAAGAGGACTTACGTGGAAGCTGTTCTTGAAGGCATAAAGCAGTCCAAAGACGAGAATCTAGACATAGATGTGAG GTATTTGATGGCCATAGACCGGCGGGGCGGTCCTGCGGTTGCCCGGGAGACCGTTAAACTTGCCGAAGAGTTCTTCCTGTCCACCGAGGATACCGTTCTTGGCCTCGACCTCAGCGGAGACCCCACT GCAGGACACGGAAAGGACTTTTTTGAACCCCTGTGGGAAGCAAGGAAAGCTGGCCTGAAGCTGGCGGTGCATCTCGCGGAG ATTCCAAATCAAGAGAAAGAGACCCAAGTTCTCCTGGGGTTGCCTCCTGACCGAATCGGGCACGGGACGTTTCTTCATCGTTGCGCGGGAGATTCGCCGAGCCTGACGGAGCTGGTGCGCCAGCTTCAGATCCCCATCG AGTTTTGTCTCACTTCGAACATCAAAAGTCAGACGGTCCCGTCCTATGACCAACATCATTTTGGATTCTGGTACAGCATGGGTCACCCTTCCGTGATCTGC ACCGACGATAAGGGCATTTTCGGTACCCACCTGTCTCGAGAGTACCAGCTGGCGGCCGAAAACTTCCACCTGAGCCAGTCCCAGGTGTGGGACCTCTCGTACGAGTCCATCGACTGCATCTTCGCGGCCAGCAGTGTGAAGGCCCAACTCAGGAAGAAGTGGAATCGGCTGAAGCCAAGTCTGTTGAGCGATTGA